The Gopherus flavomarginatus isolate rGopFla2 chromosome 18, rGopFla2.mat.asm, whole genome shotgun sequence genome segment cttgTATGTTCTAACCACaagaccccattcccctcccagacctgggaagggaacccaggagtcctgactcccagcccccctgctctaacccaccagcccccctggagctgggagagaacccaggagtcctagctccgaCCACCcccctctaacccaccagaccccattcccctcccagacctgggaagagaacccaggagttctggctcccagccccctgctctaacccaccagtcccccctcccctcctctcccctcccagagccgggagagaactcaggagtcctggctcccagctctccctgctctaatcaccagaccccactcccctcccagagctggggagagaacccagaagtcctggctcccggccatACCCGAGATGCCCTTGTTGTTCTCGGcgctgggggagcggggggggggggtgacctTGGCCAGGGGCGTGGGCAGCGCCCAGGGCTAGATAAAGCCGGGGCGGCCAGTGCCCAGTCCCCACTGCCCAGCTCCGCTGCCCCTCGCCCTGCAGAGATGAAGGCTCTTGTGCTGCTCGCCCTGCTGGGCTGCCTGGTGCCGGGCGGCCTGGGCATGTACTACACCCGTTGCCAGCTGGCCCAGACACTGCAGCAGCTGGGCCTGGACGGCTACATGGGCTACAGCCTGGCCAACTGTGAGTGACCCCCCTCACCCCCGGCTCCTCCTCCCACTTCCTCGGGGGGGCTGCAGCATCTCTGTCCAGTTCCGCAGCAGGAgggttcttgggggggggggggggagggataattTTTTAGCGACAGGAAACTGATTGTTACCCAGTGACGTTTGATAACCAACAAAACTAGGCCTGGCAGACACCAGCGTTTAGGAGTTTTATACTTTTGCCAGGTCTGAGCACTGGGTCTCTTCAAGCCCCTTTCCCCTGATTTGTTAAAAACCCATTTACATCtgcacagttgtgcaaaattaagggttttaagcatcttccccccccgcccccccatttttgtccatttaaATGTTCCCAGTTGCATGAAATTCTGGGTTTTAAGCCTTTTTTCTCGCTcggtatcagaggggtggccgtgttcatctggatctgtaaaagcagcaaggagtcctgtggcaccttatagactaacagaggttttggagcatgagctttcgggggtgCAGATGCATCCGACGCAGAGGTGTTCACCcccgaaagctcgtgctccaatatgtctgttagtctataaggtgcctcaggaccCGTTGCTGCTTTTTCTCGCTCTGTCCATTTAAATGTTGATAGTTGTGCAAAACAGTGTGTTAAGAATTGTTCCTCTGCTTAGATATTCACAGCTGCACagaactggggggggggttgcatttttttttccgATTTCTAGCCGTTTCAATGTTCACAGTTGCACGAAATTGTTTCAAGCATTTTTTTGGCTGTTCGTCCACTGATGTTTTCCCAGCTGTTCGAAATGGCGAGTTTGACGCATTTTTCGGGTCCGATTtatatccatttaaattttcactgttGCACCCAATTGTCCCCATGATGGGGTTTCACCATTGCGTTTCCGTTTGGATTGATTGAAATTGTCAGAGTGACAGGAAGTCATAGGGCTGTTCGAGGAGGGGGGGGCACATGAGAATTATTTTACAACAGTAGACGCTGCCAGTTGACAAGTTTAAAGCATCATAGCTGTTAAACTGCAAACGGACACCCTCCCGTGTCAAAATGCTCCTCTGTTCGCaggctgtagggtgaccagatgtcccaattttacagggacagtcccgatatctGGGGCTTTTCCTTATACAGACTCCAATTCCCCCccactctgtcctgatttttcacacttactgcacagggtgaccagacagcaagtgtgaaaaattgagacgggggttgggggggtaataggggcctatataagaaaaagacccaaaaatcaggattgtaCCTATAagattgggacatctggtcaccctaccttagCAGGCCGCATGGTCCTGACTTTGCTTTCGTTAGCATGGCTGGAAATATTTCAGCCTCGCTTTGCGGGTCTCCGGTGAAACCGACGTTTACCGGCATTTACCGATGAAAACCGAGTTCCTCCGAGCTGAGTTTTTTCCAACCTGGGCCCCAGTCTTGGAGCAGAGCCAGTCGCCACGTCTGCCGTCTGTCAGATCCCAGCCCGCACGGCTGGGCACAAGGTGCCCTGATTTCAGAGCGACCCACCTTGCTCAAAGGGCACCAGCCCGAGACTGGCTCTGTGCCCTCTATGAATACTCCGCCGTACTGACAACAAGCAGATCGTCTTCCAAGCTCGcccgcgggggtggggggtgtcactGTGCCACCTGCTGACCCTTCCCCACCATAACAAGCTGATCTCCCTCTCTCTGACTCAGGGGTCTGCATGGCCGCACACGAGAGCAGCTACAACACCCAGGCTACCCACTACAACAGCTGGGACGGCAGCACCGACTTCGGCATCTTCCAGATCAACAGCCGCTACTGGTGCCAGAACGGGGATGAGTACAGCTCCAACATCTGCCAAATTCCCTGCAGCGGTGAGGCTGGGAGAGAGATCCTCTCTCTTGGAGGGAGCCTTGTCATGTGTTCTCCAGCTTCCttgcctcagaggtggctgcatctcagccaaCTCCATGTGGCATTATGCGCGGCTGTTCCCCAGCttccccgccccagaggtggctgcatctcagccaaCTCCATGTGGCATTATGCACGGCTGTTCCCCAGATGCCCCCCCAgatgtggctgcatctcagtgcatgTATTTCATTTTGGCTAGTCTGAGATCTATACGGGTGGAAATGTCACCTGTGTGATAAATGGGGTGAGTGGGTTTGGGGTGGGAGGCATCAAGGGGGGGGAACAGAGAACCCTCCTGTTCTGATCCCCCCCCAACtcacccatcctccttccccccacccccacagacttGCTGAGCAACAACCTTTCAGTGGACGTTAAATGCGCGAAGATCATTGCCCAGGACTCCAACGGCATGAGCGCCTGGTGAGTGGAGGCTGCCTGGGGAGGCGCAAGGGGGGGACGTGGGGAGATCCTGGAGTCTTGTGTAGAAGAGAATCTCGGCTTTTTTGAAAGCCTGTTTTCAGCCCTTGTGATTGTGCCGGAAATCTGGAAACCGTGGGCTGAGCGCAACCTGACAGGCTCAGACCCCAGATCCGCCCGACACCCGTGAGCAAGGAGCCCAAACAATTCCCAGCCACGTCTCAGCAGAGacacctcccccgccccagaTGTGCATGAGAAAACAGCTGGTTCAAACACCCCCCAACACACGCACAGACACTCGCATACGCCAAAGAAAAGGACCCGAAAATGAAGCACTGAAAAAAACCCCTAAAACCTTCATGATTTTTCTGCAGATCTTATGAGTGTTTATTTTTGCTGATCTCAGGAACTTCTGCTAATTTCATGAgtgtttatttttgttgctaATCTCGCGATTTTCCTGTGACTCTcttgctgtctttttttttttgctaatctcatgatttttctgaaaatctcacgtcttttttttgtGAGTCTCAATTTTTCcattattcttttttattttctttgctaaTCTCATGAATTTTTTTTGCAAACCGTATCAGTTTATTTTGCTCATTTCATGATTTTTCTGCATAACGATGGTGttttgggtttatttatttatttattttgcttagcATGACTTTTTGGTGACTCTTGTGGTTTGTCTGCAAAGCTcaagttgttttgtttgttttttcggtGTGGGTTTTTGCTAATCTCCTGATTTTTGGCAGCCTGACTAGATGTCTGCGGGCTGGGCCCTGCTCCATAATGGGCAGTGTGACTAGGAGCTAATTTCTCAGCTCCTTATCTGGCTTAACCATTTTCCTTCAGCCCAGCCCCCTGGGAGATGGGGGTGCAAGCACCTCCATTTcacaggaggggaaactgaggcacagagcagcaatgtGACCTGcccagagtctgtggcagaataaCTGGGGTCTTGCCTGCCCAGGGCCAGCGCCTGTAACCCCTCAGGCGTGTTTTGTGAGGCACCTCGGCTTGGTGGCCACTGATTCTTTTTCTCTCCTCCGCCAGGGTGGCCTGGAAGTCGTACTGCCAAGGCCAGGATCTGTGGCAGTACGTAGAAGGATGCGGCGTGTGAGAGCTGCCCTGGGATCGGGCTCTGTCCTGCCCCGAGTTCTCCGGGGCCCGGCTTGTCACCTTATCCCAGAGCTTTTCAAACACAATCTCCCCCCAGAATCCAAGACCCAGCATCCGACTGCTCAGCTTCCTGGACCATCGCAACAGGGGAAATGGGAGTAGTGGGCTAGAGTGGGAGGAGGGTAGGGGGAGAAGAAGGCTGGGAACTGGGAttatgggaggggagtggggtctagtggttagagcaggggggctgggagccagggctcctgggtactcttctgactctggaaggggagtggggtgtagtgggttagaggagggggggctggagccaggactcctgagttctctccctggTTCTGCTCTGTCAGGGTAGTGAGGACAATCTAGCCCCCTCACACAGATATGGGGAGGGGTAGAACTGGTGGGAGGTTTTCAGGTGGGTGCAGCATGGGAGCGCAGAGGGTGCCCTCTCCTCACGGCAGTCTGGGTTGATTTTCCAGTTGATTTCAGCTTCTTTTCCTATTAAAGTAGATTCCTCAGCCTCAACTAATGACTTTGTTCAGTCTTTTGATAACCCACAGCATTCATCAATGGCCTGactttgaaatgcagccacttgtggggcagggcagcgggGAACAGCCACACATAATGGTGCATGGGGATGGGTcacccagcgctgagatgcagccacctctggtccAGGCAGCTGGGAACAGCCACACATAACACTGCATGGGGATGGGTcacccagcgctgagatgcagccacctctgggccaGGGCAGCTGGGAACAGCCACACACAACACTACATGGGGATGGcttgcccggcgctgagatgcagccacctctcaaGTGGGGCAGATGGAGaacaagcacacacacacctgacccCATGAGTGCCGTGAACCCCATCTGTCCCCCTGGGGCTGTCTCATCTGGGGAaaggccctggagctggcaggTGTGGAGCTGTTCCCTGGGCAGGAAATAACTGTCCTGAGCCTTAAATCAGCTGCCAGCATCATTATCTTATCCAGCCCCATATTCCCCCTCCATGCACACACCTCCGTCCCGGTACatacccatccatccacccaaccATCCATTGCTACCAGCATCCCCCCAGCATCTCCATATGCACCCATCCATGCCCCCACTTCTCCACCCATCTCTGcattcctccatccacctgtccctccccacacacctgcatctatctatctatctatctatctatctatctatctatctatctatctatctatcctataAACGCCTACTCACCCATCCATATACCCCATATTTATCTATCTAGCTCTGTGTAAAcgcgaaagcttctctctctcaccaacagaagttggtccaacaaaagacatCATCTGCCCCACGTTGTCTCT includes the following:
- the LOC127036465 gene encoding lysozyme C-like, which gives rise to MKALVLLALLGCLVPGGLGMYYTRCQLAQTLQQLGLDGYMGYSLANWVCMAAHESSYNTQATHYNSWDGSTDFGIFQINSRYWCQNGDEYSSNICQIPCSDLLSNNLSVDVKCAKIIAQDSNGMSAWVAWKSYCQGQDLWQYVEGCGV